From Prosthecobacter fusiformis, one genomic window encodes:
- the kdsB gene encoding 3-deoxy-manno-octulosonate cytidylyltransferase produces MSDPENQLTLVAIPARWGSTRFPGKPLHLIAGKPLVQHVWERCQDCREVDDIIIATDDERIAEAAAAFGARAVLTSPDHPSGTDRIAEAARSFPDHRTIINVQGDEPLISPALIDELAVVLRREPQVRMITAAAPIHEEAQVTDPNVVKVVFDVKGDSLYFSRSPLPYVRNASAGVRHYRHLGIYGFQRSFLFQFVAWPPSRLEQTESLEQLRAVENGVPLRIVLTDDLSPGVDTPEQADAIEKQLLSQPS; encoded by the coding sequence TTGTCTGACCCAGAAAACCAACTCACCCTTGTTGCCATACCAGCCCGCTGGGGATCTACCCGATTCCCAGGCAAGCCGCTCCACCTCATCGCTGGCAAACCGCTCGTCCAGCATGTTTGGGAACGCTGCCAGGACTGCCGTGAAGTCGATGACATCATCATCGCTACCGATGACGAGCGTATAGCCGAAGCCGCCGCCGCTTTTGGCGCACGCGCGGTCCTCACATCACCGGATCATCCCAGCGGAACAGATCGCATCGCCGAAGCCGCACGCTCTTTCCCAGACCACCGCACCATCATCAATGTCCAAGGGGATGAGCCTCTCATTTCCCCAGCTCTGATTGATGAGCTGGCCGTCGTCCTCCGCCGGGAACCTCAGGTGCGGATGATCACAGCCGCAGCCCCCATCCATGAGGAGGCCCAGGTCACAGATCCCAACGTCGTCAAAGTGGTCTTCGATGTGAAGGGTGATTCCCTCTATTTCTCCCGTTCTCCCCTACCCTACGTACGCAATGCCAGTGCTGGCGTACGTCATTATCGCCATCTCGGGATTTATGGCTTCCAGCGTAGCTTCCTGTTCCAGTTTGTTGCTTGGCCACCTTCGCGGCTTGAGCAGACGGAATCCCTGGAGCAGCTCCGCGCCGTCGAAAACGGCGTTCCTCTCCGCATCGTCCTGACCGACGATCTTTCCCCCGGCGTTGACACCCCTGAACAGGCCGACGCCATCGAAAAACAGCTTCTTTCCCAACCCTCCTGA
- a CDS encoding alpha/beta fold hydrolase, translated as MRIHLNFAILLLLTAFVPGSSGEEKPREVFSVTVSGTGRPMILIPGLSCSGNVWDGTVARFKDRYECHVMTLAGFAGQPAIGEPMLEQIRDGLSRYIRDQKLERPVIVGHSLGAFMAFWLGATIPDQIGQIVAVDGVPYFPGLLDRKATPESVNAMAKGIRSMYGGQKREQFEMAMRISLRGMVTDEKDFERVLADSLKSAPKAVAQALYELMTIDLRQKVSAIQVPVLIVGASAMATTPEQKKSLEDNYRAQVATIPQHEVIFAPKARHFIQLDEPAFLFGEMERFLKTNNGKRN; from the coding sequence ATGAGAATTCATCTTAACTTCGCGATCTTGCTTCTGCTGACCGCTTTCGTTCCTGGCAGCTCGGGAGAGGAAAAACCGAGAGAAGTTTTTTCTGTCACGGTATCCGGGACTGGGCGGCCGATGATCTTGATACCGGGTCTGAGTTGCTCGGGTAATGTGTGGGATGGGACAGTCGCACGATTCAAGGATCGCTATGAATGCCATGTGATGACTTTGGCTGGGTTCGCGGGCCAGCCTGCGATTGGAGAGCCGATGTTGGAGCAGATCCGTGATGGCTTGAGCCGGTATATCCGCGATCAGAAACTGGAGCGACCCGTCATTGTCGGACATAGTTTGGGTGCGTTTATGGCCTTTTGGCTCGGTGCGACTATTCCTGACCAAATTGGGCAGATTGTCGCCGTGGACGGGGTGCCTTATTTTCCGGGTTTGCTCGATAGAAAAGCGACTCCTGAATCTGTCAACGCGATGGCCAAAGGGATACGATCCATGTATGGCGGGCAAAAGAGGGAGCAGTTTGAAATGGCCATGCGAATCAGCCTGAGGGGCATGGTGACTGATGAAAAGGATTTTGAAAGGGTCTTAGCGGACAGCTTGAAATCAGCACCCAAGGCAGTGGCGCAAGCATTGTATGAGCTGATGACGATTGATCTGCGTCAGAAAGTCTCTGCTATCCAGGTGCCAGTGCTCATTGTCGGTGCCAGCGCCATGGCAACGACTCCCGAACAGAAAAAATCGCTGGAAGACAATTATCGGGCGCAGGTAGCGACGATCCCGCAGCATGAGGTGATCTTTGCTCCAAAAGCACGGCATTTCATCCAACTCGATGAACCGGCGTTTTTGTTTGGGGAGATGGAGCGGTTTTTGAAAACCAATAATGGGAAAAGGAACTGA
- a CDS encoding NYN domain-containing protein, producing MKPASPLDNIALLIDADNSPAAKIDFIIAELASYGAVNIRRAYGNWKKPELGPWEKILHEYAIQPMQHYDLVKGKNASDMALLIEAMDILYTKNVGTFCLVSSDCDFTPLVLRLRADGKQVIGFGGKRAATPFVNSCTRFLYLDESPVERPAPTAKSDAKDEGINLKQDTKLMSMLRSAVAANEGEEGWASLGVVGQHIFNQGSFDPRNHGFKKLSDLFRAIDLFEVRKIISPGGASIYSVRLLRKFGHTPSNIPQR from the coding sequence ATGAAACCGGCCTCACCCCTCGATAACATCGCGCTGCTCATTGATGCTGACAATTCCCCCGCAGCAAAGATCGACTTCATCATCGCGGAACTAGCATCATATGGAGCCGTCAACATCCGGCGGGCTTATGGGAACTGGAAGAAGCCCGAATTGGGGCCATGGGAGAAGATACTGCATGAGTATGCCATCCAACCGATGCAGCACTATGATCTGGTGAAAGGGAAAAATGCCTCAGACATGGCCCTGTTGATTGAGGCGATGGACATTCTATATACCAAGAATGTAGGGACTTTTTGCCTCGTCTCCTCGGATTGCGATTTCACCCCTCTGGTGCTGCGACTGCGTGCCGATGGCAAGCAGGTGATCGGCTTTGGTGGGAAGAGGGCTGCTACTCCTTTTGTAAACAGTTGCACCCGCTTCCTTTATCTGGATGAAAGCCCTGTCGAAAGGCCTGCGCCAACCGCTAAATCGGATGCAAAGGATGAAGGAATCAACCTGAAGCAGGATACCAAACTCATGAGTATGCTGCGCAGCGCAGTGGCTGCCAATGAGGGCGAAGAGGGTTGGGCTTCCCTGGGTGTTGTAGGCCAGCACATCTTTAATCAGGGGTCCTTTGACCCACGCAATCATGGTTTCAAAAAACTGAGTGATCTATTCCGTGCCATTGATCTCTTTGAAGTGAGGAAGATCATCAGTCCTGGAGGTGCTTCTATTTATTCGGTCAGATTGCTCAGAAAGTTCGGCCATACGCCATCAAACATCCCCCAACGATAA
- the ybeY gene encoding rRNA maturation RNase YbeY → MMAKLSLYNRQKTHRPDLPWLRRIIKAALPHCLAATKTPDAPLHDLEEIEFTIVSDEEIAAVHAEFLDDPTPTDVITFHHGEILVSADTAIRQGAEHHQPLNAELALYMIHGLMHLGGWDDHEPEEAAEMTRLQEAIWQTCLALYPPRIVQG, encoded by the coding sequence ATGATGGCCAAGCTGTCCCTCTACAACCGCCAAAAGACTCACCGCCCAGACCTGCCCTGGCTGCGCCGCATCATCAAAGCCGCCCTACCGCATTGCTTGGCGGCGACCAAGACCCCTGATGCTCCTCTTCACGATCTGGAGGAGATCGAATTTACCATCGTCTCCGATGAAGAAATCGCAGCCGTACACGCCGAATTCCTCGACGACCCCACTCCCACCGACGTCATCACCTTCCACCATGGTGAAATCCTCGTCAGTGCCGATACTGCCATCCGCCAGGGTGCCGAACATCACCAGCCTCTCAACGCCGAACTCGCCCTCTACATGATCCACGGCCTCATGCATTTAGGTGGCTGGGACGACCACGAGCCCGAAGAAGCCGCCGAAATGACCCGCCTTCAAGAAGCCATCTGGCAAACTTGCCTCGCACTGTATCCACCTCGCATAGTACAGGGGTGA
- a CDS encoding HD family phosphohydrolase, whose product MFDSIRRAKLQRAGLSCGKKRLKHQEGDLLDEIRTHPAATVIVYAAFFIALGILMKMGAAVIPGTVTPQPIAYICMAAIASAMVVHLRVALKEDVEDNAELALVLGTLLLQMAANVAMLDYGNQQSWTGALLVVAMPHAFAPLVLSVILGRRMGLFAAIYSTLLGSMVCVAVNPITFLASSSLIGFLVVLFTKRVRRRNRLFMAGLYIGGVAALFSLLLYEASGTGTGSVSIGRVLGVPFAIGIITGLLVGGLLPVIESMFGVTTEVSWLELADLNHPLMKRLSIEAPGTYHHSLVVANLSEAAAESIGANAAMTRVCAYFHDIGKLTKPEYFIENMDPADNPHDDLTARMSALILIAHVKDGVDLAIKHKLNVSIIDVIEQHHGTSLAWFFYKRALDQKAEMIRLVEQGKSKEDDIPQVSEGVFRYPGPTPQFKESAIISLADAVESASRALEKPNASRIEALVDELVLDRMKDGQLDECDLTIADLAKVKASFVKTLLSMMHSRIKYQKVAESPSTTVITRDPGTAQLTNDGMSAAMDNPYATGASGDKKRPVRKPPSAA is encoded by the coding sequence ATGTTTGACTCTATTCGCCGTGCTAAGCTGCAAAGAGCTGGGTTGTCTTGTGGGAAGAAGCGTCTCAAACATCAGGAAGGTGATCTGCTTGATGAGATCCGCACCCACCCGGCGGCCACGGTGATTGTTTACGCCGCCTTTTTCATCGCCCTCGGTATCTTGATGAAAATGGGTGCCGCCGTCATTCCAGGCACGGTCACTCCCCAGCCTATCGCTTACATTTGCATGGCCGCCATTGCCTCGGCCATGGTCGTACATCTCCGTGTAGCCTTGAAAGAAGACGTGGAGGACAATGCCGAGCTTGCTCTTGTCCTTGGCACCTTGCTATTACAAATGGCGGCCAATGTCGCCATGCTTGATTATGGCAATCAGCAGAGCTGGACAGGTGCTCTTCTTGTGGTGGCCATGCCTCACGCCTTTGCCCCGCTGGTACTCTCGGTCATTCTTGGACGCAGAATGGGGCTCTTTGCCGCCATTTATTCCACCTTGCTTGGCTCCATGGTCTGTGTCGCGGTGAATCCCATCACCTTCCTCGCCAGTTCCTCCCTCATCGGCTTCCTCGTTGTTCTCTTCACCAAGCGTGTCCGTCGGAGGAATCGCCTGTTCATGGCCGGCCTTTATATCGGCGGTGTTGCTGCACTTTTTTCCCTCCTGCTGTATGAGGCCTCCGGCACCGGCACTGGCAGTGTATCCATTGGCCGCGTTCTCGGTGTCCCCTTCGCCATCGGCATCATTACAGGTCTCCTTGTTGGGGGCCTTCTGCCAGTCATCGAAAGCATGTTCGGCGTCACCACGGAAGTTTCCTGGCTGGAACTGGCTGACCTGAATCACCCACTTATGAAACGCCTCAGCATTGAGGCACCCGGAACCTACCATCACAGTCTGGTCGTTGCCAATCTCTCTGAGGCCGCAGCAGAATCCATCGGTGCCAATGCCGCGATGACTCGTGTCTGCGCTTATTTCCATGATATCGGCAAGCTCACCAAGCCGGAGTATTTCATCGAAAACATGGACCCGGCGGATAATCCGCACGATGACCTCACCGCTCGCATGAGCGCCCTTATCCTCATCGCTCATGTCAAAGACGGCGTGGATCTGGCCATCAAGCATAAGCTCAATGTCAGCATTATTGATGTCATTGAGCAGCATCATGGTACTTCTCTCGCCTGGTTTTTCTATAAACGCGCCCTCGACCAAAAAGCAGAAATGATCCGCCTCGTCGAGCAGGGGAAATCCAAAGAGGACGATATCCCTCAAGTCAGCGAAGGAGTCTTCCGTTATCCTGGTCCCACACCCCAGTTTAAAGAATCCGCCATCATCTCTTTGGCGGATGCCGTCGAGAGCGCTTCACGCGCCCTTGAAAAGCCCAATGCCTCTCGTATCGAAGCCCTGGTGGACGAACTCGTACTCGACCGCATGAAAGACGGCCAGCTTGACGAATGCGACCTCACCATTGCCGATCTCGCCAAGGTTAAAGCCAGCTTCGTGAAGACCCTCCTGAGCATGATGCACAGCCGCATCAAATATCAGAAGGTCGCCGAAAGCCCTTCCACCACCGTCATCACACGGGATCCCGGCACCGCTCAGCTGACCAATGATGGAATGAGTGCCGCCATGGATAACCCATATGCGACAGGTGCCAGCGGAGACAAAAAACGCCCTGTGCGCAAGCCCCCATCCGCCGCTTGA
- a CDS encoding PhoH family protein, giving the protein MSVETLTYESPQFLQKLIGHDLSGLRIIAELLQVQITSRDGWVRIEADESAIAATKEVFGQLERVRRQGGDVTPTLLRLITESVLTEHGDAPADAIMNLRLQGSSKKPPVLVKTRGQIAYVQAMREHEVVFGIGPAGTGKTYLAMAQGLHFLREKMVQRLVLTRPAVEAGEALGFLPGDLKEKIFPYLRPLYDALYDMLDPDEAERMIERGAIEIAPLAYMRGRTLKNAFIILDEAQNTTTEQMLMFLTRLGEGARCVITGDPSQVDLRRHVRSGLREAVEVLQGVEGVKFVSFLSKDIVRLPVVQRIIEAYDKHRQV; this is encoded by the coding sequence ATGTCCGTCGAAACCCTTACTTATGAGTCGCCCCAGTTTCTTCAGAAGCTGATCGGCCACGACCTTTCCGGCCTGCGCATCATTGCCGAACTGCTCCAGGTGCAAATCACCAGCCGGGATGGCTGGGTACGCATTGAAGCCGACGAGTCAGCCATCGCTGCCACCAAAGAAGTCTTTGGTCAGCTGGAGCGCGTCCGCCGTCAAGGTGGCGATGTCACCCCTACCCTCCTGCGCCTCATTACCGAAAGCGTGCTTACGGAGCACGGTGACGCGCCTGCGGATGCAATCATGAACCTGCGCCTGCAAGGTTCTTCCAAAAAGCCCCCGGTGCTCGTCAAGACTCGTGGCCAGATCGCCTATGTCCAGGCCATGCGAGAGCATGAAGTCGTCTTTGGCATCGGTCCCGCAGGCACTGGCAAAACGTATCTCGCCATGGCACAGGGACTTCATTTCCTCAGGGAAAAGATGGTTCAACGCCTTGTCCTCACCCGACCCGCCGTAGAGGCTGGGGAAGCCCTCGGGTTTTTGCCAGGTGACCTCAAGGAAAAAATCTTCCCTTACCTGCGTCCGCTCTATGATGCTCTCTACGACATGCTGGATCCAGATGAGGCCGAGCGCATGATCGAACGTGGAGCCATCGAAATCGCTCCCCTCGCCTACATGCGGGGTCGCACCTTGAAAAATGCCTTCATCATCCTCGATGAAGCCCAGAATACCACCACAGAGCAGATGCTGATGTTCCTCACCCGCCTCGGAGAAGGTGCGCGCTGTGTCATCACGGGCGATCCCTCCCAGGTGGACCTCCGCCGCCACGTTCGCTCTGGATTGCGTGAGGCGGTCGAAGTCCTGCAAGGGGTCGAAGGGGTAAAATTCGTCAGTTTCCTCTCCAAGGATATCGTGAGGCTGCCTGTCGTCCAGCGCATCATTGAGGCCTATGACAAACATCGTCAGGTCTGA